A genomic region of Pseudomonas frederiksbergensis contains the following coding sequences:
- a CDS encoding protein YgfX: MSNPSNSFECRWHASRQLLAAYLLAQLFALGSLFLLSIPVWASLLGIALCVAHCFWVLPRQILLTHPQAFCGLRRDADGWQLWNQLSGWQAVQLCPDSLALPLVVVLRFRLRGERRVRAICVPRDAQAVDVHRRLRVRLKFSRRRWAAPE, encoded by the coding sequence GTGTCCAACCCAAGTAACTCGTTTGAGTGCCGCTGGCATGCCTCACGGCAGTTGCTGGCGGCTTATCTTCTCGCCCAGCTGTTCGCGCTGGGGTCGCTGTTTCTGCTTTCTATACCGGTATGGGCCAGTTTGCTCGGCATCGCGTTGTGCGTGGCTCACTGTTTCTGGGTGTTGCCGCGACAGATTCTGCTGACACACCCGCAGGCATTTTGCGGCTTGCGCCGGGACGCCGATGGTTGGCAGTTGTGGAATCAGTTGTCGGGTTGGCAGGCAGTCCAGTTGTGTCCAGACAGCCTGGCGCTACCGTTGGTCGTCGTGTTGCGTTTTCGTTTGCGCGGTGAGCGGCGGGTACGGGCGATCTGTGTGCCGCGTGATGCGCAGGCGGTGGATGTTCACCGACGCCTGCGGGTCCGGCTCAAGTTCAGTCGGCGTAGGTGGGCGGCACCAGAATAG
- a CDS encoding MucB/RseB C-terminal domain-containing protein, translating to MRAIPLLTLLLTGWFVVPAYADEAQDWLTRLSQAEQQQSFQGTFVYERNGSFSTHNIWHRVQDGRVRERLLQLDGSAQEVVRIDGHTQCVSGSLVAGLGDSPDSSARALDPQKLKNWYDLAVIGKSRVAGRPAVIVSLTPRDQHRYGFELHLDRETGLPLKSLLLNDKGQLLERFQFTRLDTTDVPAERDLQASSECKAVALDSDKASAVKAAQVWHSDWLPPGFELSSSSAHKDPETKVQVSSLMYDDGLARFSVFLEPLNGAVVTDTRTQLGPTVAVSRRLTTPDGEMMVTVVGEIPIGTAERIALSMRTDAAAAKQ from the coding sequence ATGCGCGCCATCCCTCTACTTACGCTGCTGCTCACTGGCTGGTTTGTTGTTCCAGCCTATGCAGATGAAGCTCAGGACTGGTTGACCCGTCTGAGTCAGGCTGAACAACAGCAAAGCTTCCAAGGTACTTTCGTCTACGAGCGTAACGGTAGTTTTTCTACCCACAACATCTGGCATCGCGTCCAGGATGGCAGAGTCCGCGAGCGTTTGCTTCAGCTTGACGGTTCTGCTCAGGAAGTCGTCCGTATTGATGGGCATACTCAATGCGTCAGCGGCAGCCTGGTGGCAGGGCTGGGGGATTCCCCCGACTCTTCTGCTCGTGCACTTGATCCGCAAAAGCTCAAGAATTGGTACGACCTTGCCGTCATCGGCAAGTCGCGCGTGGCTGGACGCCCGGCGGTGATTGTTTCACTGACGCCGCGTGATCAGCATCGTTATGGTTTTGAATTGCACCTGGACCGCGAAACCGGTCTGCCGTTGAAATCATTGCTGTTGAATGACAAGGGGCAGTTGCTGGAGCGTTTCCAGTTTACCCGGCTGGATACGACTGACGTACCGGCTGAGCGTGATCTGCAGGCGAGTTCCGAATGCAAGGCGGTGGCGCTCGACAGCGACAAGGCGTCAGCGGTGAAAGCCGCTCAGGTATGGCATTCCGACTGGTTGCCACCAGGTTTTGAACTCAGCAGCAGCAGCGCGCACAAGGATCCGGAGACCAAAGTCCAGGTCAGCAGTTTGATGTATGACGACGGTCTGGCACGTTTTTCGGTATTCCTGGAGCCGCTCAATGGCGCAGTGGTTACCGATACGCGTACTCAGCTCGGCCCGACCGTCGCGGTTTCGCGACGTCTGACCACGCCGGATGGCGAGATGATGGTTACCGTGGTCGGTGAGATTCCGATCGGTACTGCTGAACGGATTGCGCTCTCCATGCGCACCGATGCCGCTGCGGCCAAGCAGTGA
- a CDS encoding sigma-E factor negative regulatory protein translates to MSREALQESLSAVMDNEADELELRRVLNAFDDVETRETWARYQIARAVMHKDLLIPRLDIASAVSAALADEAVPAKATRGPWRNLGRLAVAASVTLAVLAGVRLYNQDEIAGVELAQHSTQPSLAVPQVKGPAVLAGYNESSEATGPMANGVLQGQPGWHDQRLPGYLRQHAQQAALKGTESALPYARAASLENR, encoded by the coding sequence ATGAGTCGTGAAGCCCTGCAGGAATCGCTGTCCGCAGTGATGGATAACGAAGCGGACGAACTGGAGTTGCGTCGGGTATTAAATGCCTTTGACGATGTTGAAACCCGCGAGACCTGGGCCCGTTACCAGATCGCTCGGGCAGTCATGCACAAGGACCTGTTGATCCCGCGTCTGGATATTGCTTCGGCCGTTTCCGCAGCGTTGGCTGACGAAGCCGTACCGGCAAAAGCCACTCGTGGTCCATGGCGTAACCTGGGTCGTCTGGCAGTGGCCGCATCAGTGACCCTTGCTGTTCTGGCTGGCGTGCGTCTGTACAACCAGGATGAGATCGCCGGTGTCGAATTGGCCCAGCACTCCACTCAACCGAGTCTGGCCGTTCCTCAAGTAAAAGGTCCAGCCGTTTTGGCAGGCTACAATGAGAGTTCGGAAGCCACTGGTCCTATGGCCAACGGCGTATTGCAAGGTCAGCCAGGCTGGCATGATCAGCGTCTGCCAGGCTACTTGCGCCAACATGCTCAACAAGCTGCACTGAAAGGCACTGAAAGCGCTCTGCCTTACGCTCGTGCGGCAAGCCTGGAAAACCGTTAA
- a CDS encoding M48 family metalloprotease, producing MTFLRPTLLTLACLLASPGFADDLPSLGDASSAIVSPQQEYQLGRAWLAMLRSQVSQLNDPQLKDYVETSVYKLVETSQVNDRRLEFILINSPQLNAFAAPGGIVGVNGGLFLNAQTEGEYASVLAHELAHVSQRHFARGVEASQRMQIPMMAALLGGIIVAAAGAGDAGIAAIASTQAAAIQEQLRFSREKEQEADRIGMLNLEKAGYDPRSMPTMFERLMRQYRFDSKPPEFLLTHPVTESRIADTRNRAEQFKPGGKEDSQTYQLIRARVQLFYEDSPGLAAKRFRAQLDENPKSDVARYGLAIAQIKGSQFNDARENLKQLLAKSPDEIIYNLAQVDLDIVNNRLPDAQTRVDRMLAQYPRNYPLNQVRVDLLLKQNRPADAEKALEVLLKTRPNDPDVWYMVAETRGLSGNIIGLHQARAEYFALIGDYRQAIQQLDFAKRRAGTNFPLSSRIDARQRELMEQERLVKDMMG from the coding sequence ATGACTTTTCTGCGCCCCACCCTGCTGACGCTCGCTTGCCTGCTAGCCTCACCAGGCTTTGCCGACGACCTGCCGTCACTTGGCGATGCCAGTTCTGCCATCGTATCGCCACAGCAGGAATACCAATTAGGCCGCGCATGGCTGGCGATGCTGCGCAGCCAGGTGTCACAGCTCAACGACCCACAGCTCAAGGATTACGTCGAGACCAGTGTCTACAAACTGGTGGAAACCAGTCAGGTCAACGACCGGCGCCTGGAGTTCATTCTGATCAACAGCCCGCAACTCAATGCCTTCGCCGCACCCGGCGGGATTGTCGGGGTCAACGGCGGCCTGTTTCTGAATGCCCAGACCGAAGGCGAATACGCCTCGGTACTCGCCCACGAACTGGCTCACGTGTCGCAACGCCACTTTGCTCGCGGCGTCGAAGCCTCGCAACGCATGCAAATCCCGATGATGGCCGCTCTGCTCGGCGGGATCATCGTGGCAGCGGCTGGCGCCGGAGACGCTGGTATCGCCGCCATCGCCAGCACCCAGGCAGCGGCCATTCAGGAGCAACTACGCTTCTCCCGGGAGAAGGAGCAGGAGGCCGACCGTATCGGCATGCTCAACCTCGAGAAAGCCGGTTACGACCCGCGCTCAATGCCGACCATGTTCGAACGCCTGATGCGCCAGTACCGCTTCGATTCCAAACCGCCCGAATTCCTGCTGACTCACCCGGTCACCGAATCGCGGATCGCCGACACCCGCAACCGTGCCGAGCAGTTCAAACCGGGCGGCAAGGAAGACAGCCAGACGTATCAATTGATTCGCGCGCGCGTCCAGTTGTTCTACGAAGACAGTCCAGGTCTTGCCGCTAAACGCTTTCGCGCCCAACTCGATGAAAACCCGAAGAGCGACGTAGCTCGTTATGGTCTGGCAATCGCCCAGATCAAAGGCAGCCAGTTCAATGACGCCCGCGAGAACCTCAAGCAGTTGCTGGCCAAGTCGCCTGACGAAATCATCTACAACCTGGCGCAAGTCGATCTGGACATCGTCAACAATCGCCTGCCGGATGCACAGACGCGGGTCGACCGGATGCTCGCGCAGTACCCGCGCAACTATCCGCTGAATCAGGTACGGGTCGACTTGTTGCTCAAGCAGAACCGCCCGGCTGACGCCGAGAAAGCCCTTGAAGTCCTGCTCAAGACCCGCCCGAACGATCCGGACGTCTGGTACATGGTGGCCGAGACTCGCGGCCTGTCCGGCAACATCATTGGCCTGCATCAGGCCCGTGCCGAGTACTTCGCACTGATCGGCGATTACCGTCAGGCGATCCAGCAACTGGACTTCGCCAAACGTCGCGCAGGCACCAACTTCCCGCTGTCGTCACGCATCGATGCGCGTCAACGGGAGCTGATGGAGCAAGAGCGCCTGGTCAAGGACATGATGGGCTGA
- the nadB gene encoding L-aspartate oxidase, with amino-acid sequence MSQQFQHDVLVIGSGAAGLSLALTLPDHLRIAVLSKGNLANGSTYWAQGGVAAVLDDTDTVESHVDDTLNAGGGLCHEDAVRFTVEHSREAIQWLIDQGVPFTRDEQSGTEDGGFEFHLTREGGHSHRRIIHAADATGAAIFNTLLDQARQRPNIELLEQRVAVDLITEKRLGLEGDRCLGAYVLNRSTGEVDTYGARFVILASGGAAKVYLYTSNPDGACGDGIAMAWRSGCRVANLEFNQFHPTCLYHPQAKSFLITEALRGEGAHLKLPNGERFMQRFDPRAELAPRDIVARAIDHEMKRLGIDCVYLDISHKPAAFIKSHFPTMYERCLEFSIDITQQPIPVVPAAHYTCGGVMVDQHGRTDVSGLYAIGETSFTGLHGANRMASNSLLECFVYARSAATDILGQLPHVAIPSALPAWDASQVTDSDEDVIIAHNWDELRRFMWDYVGIVRTNKRLQRAQHRVRLLLDEIDEFYSNYKVSRDLIELRNLAQVAELMIRSAMERKESRGLHYTLDYPNMLPEALDTILVPPTYAD; translated from the coding sequence ATGAGCCAACAGTTTCAACACGATGTTCTGGTAATTGGCAGCGGCGCTGCCGGTTTAAGTCTGGCACTGACCTTGCCCGATCATTTGCGCATTGCCGTACTGAGTAAAGGCAACCTCGCCAACGGTTCGACCTATTGGGCCCAGGGCGGTGTCGCTGCCGTGCTGGATGACACCGACACCGTTGAATCCCACGTCGATGACACCCTCAATGCCGGCGGTGGCCTGTGCCACGAAGATGCCGTGCGCTTTACCGTCGAGCACAGTCGCGAAGCGATTCAATGGCTGATCGATCAGGGCGTGCCGTTCACCCGCGACGAACAGTCCGGCACTGAAGACGGCGGTTTCGAGTTTCATTTGACCCGCGAAGGCGGCCACAGTCATCGGCGCATTATTCATGCCGCCGATGCCACAGGCGCTGCGATTTTCAATACTTTGCTTGATCAAGCACGGCAACGACCGAACATCGAGTTGCTGGAGCAACGGGTTGCCGTTGACCTGATCACCGAAAAGCGCCTGGGCCTGGAAGGTGATCGCTGCCTTGGCGCCTACGTACTCAATCGCAGCACCGGCGAAGTCGATACCTATGGCGCGCGCTTCGTGATCCTCGCCTCCGGCGGTGCCGCGAAAGTCTATCTCTACACCAGCAACCCCGACGGGGCTTGCGGCGACGGCATTGCCATGGCCTGGCGTTCAGGCTGCAGGGTGGCGAATCTGGAGTTCAACCAGTTCCACCCTACTTGCCTCTACCACCCACAAGCCAAAAGCTTCCTGATTACCGAAGCCCTGCGCGGTGAAGGCGCGCACTTGAAGCTGCCGAACGGCGAACGCTTCATGCAGCGCTTTGATCCGCGCGCCGAATTGGCGCCACGGGACATCGTCGCCCGGGCGATCGACCATGAAATGAAGCGCCTGGGTATCGACTGCGTATACCTGGACATCAGCCACAAGCCAGCGGCCTTCATCAAGTCGCACTTCCCGACGATGTACGAACGCTGCCTGGAATTCTCCATCGACATCACCCAGCAGCCGATCCCGGTGGTTCCGGCCGCACACTACACGTGCGGTGGAGTGATGGTCGACCAACACGGTCGCACCGACGTGTCAGGCCTGTATGCGATTGGCGAAACCAGCTTCACCGGCCTGCACGGCGCTAACCGCATGGCCAGCAACTCGCTGCTGGAGTGCTTCGTCTACGCCCGCTCGGCGGCGACAGACATTCTTGGACAATTGCCGCACGTCGCGATTCCGAGCGCCCTGCCCGCCTGGGACGCCAGTCAGGTCACCGACTCCGACGAAGACGTGATCATTGCGCACAACTGGGATGAGCTTCGGCGATTCATGTGGGACTACGTGGGCATCGTGCGCACCAACAAGCGCCTGCAACGCGCGCAGCATCGTGTGCGCCTGCTGCTGGACGAGATCGACGAGTTCTACAGTAACTACAAGGTCAGCCGGGATTTGATCGAACTGCGCAATCTGGCTCAGGTGGCCGAGCTGATGATTCGCTCAGCCATGGAGCGCAAGGAAAGTCGCGGCCTGCATTACACCCTCGATTACCCGAACATGCTGCCAGAGGCGCTGGACACTATTCTGGTGCCGCCCACCTACGCCGACTGA
- a CDS encoding DegQ family serine endoprotease yields the protein MSIPRLKSYLSIFAAVLVLGQAVSALAAELPDFTQLVEQASPAVVNISTTQKLPDRKVSNQDIPDLEGLPPALREFLERGMPPQQRSPRGRQREAQSLGSGFIISPDGYILTNNHVIADADEIIVRLADRSELKAKLVGTDPRSDVALLKVEGKDLPVLKLGKSQDLKAGQWVVAIGSPFGFDHTVTQGIVSAVGRSLPNENYVPFIQTDVPINPGNSGGPLFNLAGEVVGINSQIYTRSGGFMGVSFAIPIDVAMDVSNQLKSGGKVSRGWLGVVIQEVSKDLAESFGLEKPAGALVAQIQEGGPAAKGGLQVGDVILSMNGQPIVMSADLPHLVGALKADAKANLEVIRDGKRKNVELTVGAIPEEGKELDALAKPGVERSSNRLGVAVADLSDEQKKAYDLKGGVVIKDVQEGPAALIGLQPGDVITHLNNQAIGSAKEFTEIAQALPKNRSVSMRVLRQGRASFITFKLAE from the coding sequence ATGTCGATACCACGTTTGAAATCCTACCTCTCCATTTTTGCCGCTGTATTAGTGCTCGGTCAGGCAGTCAGTGCCCTGGCGGCCGAACTGCCTGATTTCACGCAGCTGGTCGAGCAAGCCTCGCCTGCGGTGGTGAACATCAGTACCACGCAGAAGCTGCCGGACCGCAAAGTATCCAATCAGGATATTCCGGATCTGGAAGGCTTGCCGCCGGCGCTGCGCGAGTTTCTTGAGCGTGGCATGCCGCCGCAGCAGCGTTCGCCTCGTGGTCGCCAGCGTGAAGCGCAATCCCTGGGCTCAGGGTTCATCATCTCGCCTGATGGCTACATTCTGACCAACAACCATGTGATTGCCGATGCTGATGAAATCATCGTGCGTCTTGCTGATCGCAGTGAACTGAAAGCCAAGTTGGTCGGCACTGACCCACGTTCCGATGTGGCGTTGCTGAAGGTCGAGGGCAAAGATCTGCCTGTGCTCAAATTGGGTAAATCCCAGGACCTGAAAGCCGGGCAGTGGGTGGTTGCCATCGGTTCGCCATTTGGTTTTGACCACACTGTGACCCAAGGCATCGTCAGTGCCGTTGGTCGCAGCCTGCCGAACGAAAACTATGTGCCGTTCATCCAGACCGATGTGCCGATCAATCCGGGTAACTCGGGTGGTCCGCTGTTCAACCTGGCGGGTGAAGTGGTAGGGATCAACTCACAGATCTACACCCGTTCCGGTGGTTTCATGGGGGTGTCGTTTGCGATCCCGATCGATGTCGCCATGGATGTTTCGAATCAGCTGAAAAGTGGCGGGAAAGTCAGCCGAGGCTGGTTGGGTGTGGTCATTCAGGAAGTGAGCAAGGATCTCGCCGAGTCCTTCGGTCTGGAGAAACCGGCCGGTGCGCTGGTGGCTCAGATCCAGGAGGGTGGCCCGGCTGCCAAAGGTGGTTTGCAGGTCGGTGACGTGATCCTGAGCATGAACGGTCAGCCGATCGTCATGTCGGCGGATCTGCCGCATCTGGTGGGCGCACTCAAGGCCGATGCCAAGGCCAATCTCGAAGTGATTCGTGACGGCAAGCGCAAGAACGTCGAGCTGACGGTTGGCGCGATTCCGGAAGAAGGCAAGGAGCTTGATGCCCTTGCCAAGCCCGGTGTCGAGCGCAGCAGCAATCGACTGGGCGTAGCCGTGGCCGATTTGAGCGATGAGCAGAAGAAAGCCTACGACCTCAAGGGCGGCGTGGTGATCAAGGACGTTCAGGAAGGTCCTGCTGCCCTGATCGGCCTGCAGCCAGGCGACGTGATTACGCACTTGAACAATCAAGCGATTGGTTCTGCCAAGGAGTTCACGGAAATCGCCCAGGCGCTGCCAAAGAACCGCTCTGTATCGATGCGGGTCTTACGTCAAGGGCGTGCCAGCTTCATTACCTTCAAATTGGCCGAGTAA
- a CDS encoding AI-2E family transporter: protein MFKVLRDWIQRYFSDEEAVVLAVLLFLAFTAVLTLGGMLAPVLAGMVLAYLMQGLVSTLERLHLPGAAAVGLVFALFMGMLLLFLVVVLPLLWHQLITLFNELPGMLAKWQSLLLLLPKRYPHLVSDEQVLQAIEVARGEIGKFGQWALTFSLSSLPLLVNIMIYLVLVPILVFFFLKDRAMIGQWVRGYLPRERALITRVAEEMNRQIANYIRGKVMEMVICGGVTYIGFVALGLNYAALLALLVGVSVVVPYVGAVVVTVPVLLIALFQWGWSDQFIYLMAVYGIIQVLDGNVLVPLLFSGAVNLHPVAIICAVLLFGGLWGFWGVFFAIPLATLFKAVLDAWPRKEPIVAPLL, encoded by the coding sequence ATGTTCAAAGTGTTACGCGACTGGATTCAGCGCTACTTCTCCGACGAGGAGGCCGTGGTGTTGGCCGTTCTGCTCTTTCTGGCCTTCACGGCGGTCCTGACCCTGGGCGGAATGCTCGCGCCAGTATTGGCGGGGATGGTGCTGGCGTATCTGATGCAAGGTCTGGTCAGCACCCTTGAACGCCTGCATTTGCCCGGTGCTGCCGCGGTGGGGCTGGTGTTCGCGTTGTTCATGGGCATGTTGCTGCTATTTCTGGTCGTGGTGCTGCCGTTGCTTTGGCATCAACTGATTACCTTGTTCAACGAGCTGCCAGGCATGCTCGCCAAATGGCAGTCGTTGCTGCTATTGCTGCCCAAGCGCTATCCGCATCTGGTGTCCGATGAACAGGTGCTGCAGGCCATCGAAGTGGCGCGCGGCGAGATTGGCAAGTTCGGTCAGTGGGCGTTGACGTTCTCGTTGTCCAGCTTGCCACTGCTGGTGAACATCATGATCTATCTGGTGCTGGTGCCGATTCTGGTGTTTTTCTTCCTCAAGGACCGGGCGATGATCGGGCAGTGGGTCCGCGGGTATCTCCCGCGTGAGCGTGCACTGATCACCCGCGTTGCCGAAGAAATGAACCGGCAGATCGCTAATTACATTCGCGGCAAGGTCATGGAAATGGTCATTTGCGGCGGGGTGACCTACATCGGCTTCGTTGCCTTGGGGCTCAACTACGCTGCGCTGCTGGCGCTGTTGGTCGGCGTTTCGGTGGTGGTGCCGTATGTCGGGGCGGTGGTGGTGACCGTGCCGGTGCTGTTGATTGCCTTGTTCCAGTGGGGCTGGAGCGATCAGTTCATCTACTTGATGGCGGTCTACGGGATCATTCAGGTGCTGGACGGCAATGTGCTGGTGCCACTGCTGTTTTCGGGGGCAGTTAATCTGCACCCGGTGGCGATCATTTGCGCGGTGCTTCTGTTCGGCGGGCTATGGGGGTTCTGGGGCGTGTTTTTCGCGATTCCGCTGGCCACCCTGTTCAAGGCAGTGCTGGATGCCTGGCCGCGCAAAGAACCAATTGTCGCGCCGCTGTTGTAA
- a CDS encoding FAD assembly factor SdhE: MVEDVELNRLYWHSRRGMLELDVLLVPFVKEVYPHLNDVDRDCYRKLLECEDQDMFGWFMERAESEDPELQRMVRMILDRVQPK, translated from the coding sequence ATGGTCGAAGATGTTGAACTGAACCGCCTCTACTGGCACAGCCGTCGCGGCATGCTTGAGCTTGACGTGTTGCTCGTGCCGTTTGTCAAAGAGGTCTATCCGCACCTCAACGATGTAGATCGCGACTGCTACCGCAAACTGCTCGAATGCGAAGATCAGGACATGTTCGGCTGGTTCATGGAACGCGCCGAATCGGAAGACCCTGAGTTGCAGCGCATGGTTCGCATGATTCTGGACCGTGTCCAACCCAAGTAA
- a CDS encoding sulfurtransferase TusA family protein encodes MTDAVEHDAELDASGLNCPLPLLKAKLELNRLASGAVLKVIATDAGSQRDFRTFARLAGHTLLREEDEAGVYRYWLKKA; translated from the coding sequence ATGACCGACGCTGTAGAGCATGACGCCGAACTGGACGCCAGTGGGTTGAACTGCCCATTGCCGTTGCTCAAGGCCAAGCTAGAACTCAATCGCCTGGCCAGCGGCGCAGTACTCAAGGTGATCGCCACCGATGCGGGTTCGCAGCGCGACTTCCGCACCTTTGCCCGTTTGGCCGGTCATACGCTGCTTCGTGAAGAAGACGAGGCTGGCGTTTATCGCTACTGGCTGAAAAAAGCCTGA
- a CDS encoding HDOD domain-containing protein gives MSELAEKVQQDLVEAIDNDDLVLPTLPEVALQIRKAAEDPEISVSTLSKVIGRDTALSARLIKVVNSPLLRAAQEVTDLHTAITRLGINYSSNLAIGLVMEQIFHARSEVVEQKMREVWRKSLQIAGVSYALCRSHTQLKPDQAALGGLVHQIGVLPILTYAEDHYELLSDPVSLNHVIEQIHPLLGDKLLQVWEFPEMLVKLPGQYLDFKRQSEQVDYVDLVQIASLYCHKDTDHPLSRIDELSVPAFKKLGIDPEDMAMCNDLEESRSMFY, from the coding sequence ATGAGCGAGCTGGCGGAAAAGGTCCAACAGGATTTGGTTGAGGCCATCGATAACGATGACCTGGTTCTGCCAACGTTGCCGGAAGTGGCCCTGCAGATTCGCAAGGCCGCCGAAGACCCGGAAATCAGCGTCTCCACCCTGAGCAAAGTCATCGGCCGCGACACCGCGCTGTCGGCGCGACTGATCAAGGTGGTCAACAGTCCGTTGCTTCGTGCCGCTCAGGAAGTGACCGATCTGCACACGGCGATCACCCGACTGGGCATCAATTACAGCAGCAACCTGGCCATCGGCCTGGTCATGGAACAGATTTTCCATGCCCGTTCCGAAGTGGTGGAACAGAAGATGCGCGAAGTCTGGCGCAAGAGTCTGCAAATCGCTGGCGTCAGCTATGCGCTGTGCCGCAGCCACACCCAATTGAAACCGGATCAGGCGGCCCTTGGCGGACTGGTGCATCAGATCGGCGTGTTGCCGATTCTGACCTACGCAGAAGACCACTACGAGCTGCTGTCGGACCCGGTCAGCCTCAACCATGTCATCGAGCAGATTCATCCGTTGCTCGGCGACAAGCTGCTGCAGGTCTGGGAGTTCCCGGAAATGCTGGTGAAACTGCCGGGGCAGTATCTGGACTTCAAGCGTCAGTCCGAGCAGGTCGACTATGTTGACCTGGTGCAGATCGCCAGCCTGTATTGCCATAAGGACACCGATCATCCGCTGTCCAGAATCGATGAACTCAGCGTGCCGGCGTTCAAAAAACTGGGGATTGATCCAGAGGACATGGCGATGTGCAACGACCTCGAAGAATCACGATCAATGTTCTATTAA
- the rpoE gene encoding RNA polymerase sigma factor RpoE yields MLTQEEDQQLVERVQRGDKRAFDLLVLKYQHKILGLIVRFVHDTHEAQDVAQEAFIKAYRALGNFRGDSAFYTWLYRIAINTAKNYLVSRGRRPPDSDVSSEDAEFYDGDHGLKDLESPERALLRDEIEGTVHRTIQQLPEDLRTALTLREFDGLSYEDIASVMQCPVGTVRSRIFRAREAIDKALQPLLQES; encoded by the coding sequence ATGCTAACCCAGGAAGAGGATCAGCAGCTGGTCGAGCGCGTTCAACGCGGCGACAAGCGCGCTTTCGATCTGCTAGTGCTGAAATACCAGCACAAAATTCTCGGGTTGATCGTGCGTTTCGTGCACGACACCCATGAAGCCCAGGATGTCGCACAAGAAGCCTTTATCAAGGCCTACCGTGCACTTGGAAATTTTCGCGGCGACAGCGCGTTTTATACGTGGCTTTACCGCATCGCCATTAACACGGCGAAAAACTATCTGGTTTCACGTGGCCGTCGGCCGCCGGATAGCGATGTCAGTTCTGAGGATGCGGAGTTCTACGATGGCGATCATGGCCTCAAGGATCTCGAGTCGCCGGAACGTGCATTGCTGCGTGATGAGATCGAAGGCACCGTCCATCGAACCATCCAGCAACTGCCAGAAGATTTACGTACGGCATTAACTTTACGTGAGTTTGATGGTCTGAGTTACGAGGACATTGCGAGCGTCATGCAGTGTCCGGTGGGTACCGTGCGCTCCCGGATTTTCCGCGCTCGGGAAGCCATCGACAAAGCCCTGCAGCCGTTGTTGCAGGAAAGCTGA
- the ygfZ gene encoding CAF17-like 4Fe-4S cluster assembly/insertion protein YgfZ, with protein sequence MADSAFFCTLSHEGVLAVRGSDASKFLQGQLTCNLNYLSDTQASLGARCTQKGRMQSSFRILLEGDGVLLAMASELLEPQLADLKKYAVFSKSKLTDESAAWVRFGLSDADVALAALGLDVPPATDSITRNNGLIAIRVSPGRTELWAAADQAEALKEKLSATLAHGTLNQWLLGQIRAGIGQVMPSTRELFIPQMLNLQAVGGVSFKKGCYTGQEIVARMQYLGKLKRRLYRLQLDTTKLPEPGTALFSPTHGSSIGEVVIAARAEQNIELLAVLQAEAAESGDLYLGALDGPALHLLDLPYPLDRDREIQR encoded by the coding sequence ATGGCTGATTCTGCTTTTTTCTGCACCTTGTCCCATGAAGGCGTGCTCGCCGTCCGCGGCTCCGATGCCAGCAAGTTCCTTCAGGGACAATTGACCTGCAACCTCAATTACCTGAGCGACACCCAGGCCAGCCTCGGTGCGCGCTGCACCCAAAAAGGCCGCATGCAGTCGAGTTTTCGCATCCTGCTGGAAGGTGACGGGGTTCTGTTGGCGATGGCCAGCGAGTTGCTGGAGCCACAACTGGCAGACCTGAAAAAGTACGCGGTGTTCTCCAAATCCAAGTTGACCGACGAAAGCGCTGCCTGGGTTCGCTTCGGCCTGAGCGATGCCGATGTGGCGCTGGCTGCCCTTGGCCTCGACGTTCCCCCGGCAACCGACTCGATCACGCGCAATAACGGTTTGATCGCCATTCGAGTTTCTCCCGGCCGTACCGAGCTGTGGGCCGCTGCCGACCAGGCCGAAGCCTTGAAAGAAAAACTCTCGGCAACACTGGCGCACGGCACGCTCAATCAGTGGCTGCTGGGGCAGATCCGCGCAGGAATTGGCCAGGTCATGCCGAGCACCCGCGAGCTGTTCATTCCGCAAATGCTCAACCTGCAAGCGGTGGGCGGTGTGAGTTTCAAGAAAGGTTGCTACACCGGCCAGGAAATCGTCGCGCGCATGCAGTACCTGGGCAAACTCAAACGTCGGTTGTATCGCCTGCAACTCGACACCACCAAACTGCCCGAGCCAGGCACCGCACTGTTTTCCCCAACTCACGGCAGCTCCATTGGTGAAGTGGTGATTGCCGCTCGTGCCGAACAGAACATCGAGCTGTTGGCGGTGCTGCAAGCCGAAGCCGCGGAAAGTGGCGACCTGTACCTTGGCGCTCTCGATGGCCCTGCCCTGCACCTGCTCGACCTGCCTTACCCACTGGATCGCGACCGCGAAATCCAGCGTTAA